The DNA segment TCGCGGACAGGGGCAGGAAGTGGTAGATTATCATTTCGGCTTTTTAAGTTCATTGGTGAACGATATTTTCACACCAATCGAAGAGAAAGTGGTCTTGGCACAAGGTGAATTGTTGTCGACTACCCTCTACCATATTTACCTGAAATCTATCGGTGTTGCTTCTGTATTGCTTCCTGCATTGGACTTCATGAAGATTGATGAAGACAATGAGCCTGATGTTCCATACAGCACCAGACATTTACAACCTTTGCTGGATCAGCATAAGGGAAATAAACTATTCATCACTCAGGGATTCATCTGCAGAAACAGCTTTGGCGAAGTAGATAATTTAAGACGTGGTGGAAGTGATTATACCGCATCATTAATCGGCGCCGCGATCCTGGCCGAAGAGGTTCAGATCTGGACGGATATCGATGGGATGCACAACAATGATCCAAGGATCGTAAAAGGAACGAAACCTATTTCTCATCTCTCTTTTGATGAGGCTGCAGAGCTTGCCTATTTTGGGGCAAAGATTTTACACCCACAGTCGGTATTCCCGGCACAAAAATATAAGATTCCGGTACGCTTACTGAATACAATGGAGCCAGCTGCGGCAGGAACATTGATCTCTATAGATAGTGAAAAAGGAAAGATCAAATCTATCGCTGCAAAAGATGGTATTACAGCCATCAAAATCCAGTCGAGCAGAATGTTATTGGCTTACGGTTTTCTAAGAAGGGTATTCGAGATTTTTGAAAGGTATAAAACGCCAATCGATATGATCACGACTTCGGAGGTTGCCGTTTCTTTGACAATAGATTTTACGGATAACCTGGATAAGATCGTAGAAGAGCTTCATGCTTTCGGTTCGGTAGAGATCGATAATGATCAGAGTATCGTTTGTGTGGTTGGAGATTTTAGTGCAGACAAGCATGGTTATGCAGCCCGTGTACTGGATTCCATTAAACACATTCCTATTCGCATGATCTCTTACGGTGGAAGTAATTACAACATTTCCCTGCTGATCAATACGAAAGATAAAACAGAAGCTTTAAAGAGTTTACATAACCGTTTGTTTGAATAAGGAAGCGGTTTTACCGCTTCCTTAACCAGACGACAATGGCAATGATCAGGACAACCAGGAAGAAGAAGATCCTGACTCTTCTGTTGTATTCCGCAGAATTCATCTTATTGTTCCTGTAATCAATATAATTGCCAATATAGATTAAACTCAAAACAACGATAAAAAATATAATCAGATACTTGAACATTATGTTTTCCGATAAAGATATAGCACGTTTCGCGAATTTAGAAACACCCTTTTATTATTATGACCTTACTTTACTGCAAAAAACGTTAAGTGATTGCGCAGCGGCCGCTAAGGTATATAATTTTCATGTGCACTATGCCATGAAAGCAAATTTCAATCCTGCTGTTTTACAAAAGATCAAGGCCGTAGGTTTTGGTGCTGACTGTGTAAGCGGGGGCGAGGTGAATAAGGCCATCGAGATTGGCTTTGATAAAAAACAGGTTGTTTTTGCGGGAGTGGGTAAGTCCGACCGGGAGATCAATGCTGCACTGGACCATGATATTTTCTGCTTTAACGTAGAATCTGTTCAGGAGCTGGAAGTGATCAATGAACTGGCGGAAAAGAAAGGAAAGCTGGCGAGAGTGGCCATCCGTATCAATCCAAATGTAGATGCGCATACGCACCATAACATCACGACCGGATTGGATGAGAACAAATTCGGGGTTAATTCCTGGGACCTGCCTGCCTGTGCAGAGATGTTAAAGAAAAGTCCGAACCTGGAATTTATAGGGATTCACTTCCATATCGGATCGCAGATCACGAACATGGATGTCTATAAAAATTTATGTGTACGTGTGAATGAATTTGCCGGATGGTTCGAAGAACGTGGTTTCATCGTAAAAGTATTAAATGTTGGCGGTGGTTTAGGGATTGATTACCATAACCCGGAACAGCAGGTGCCGGACTTTGCTGCTTATTTTAAAGTGTTCCAGGAGTTTCTGGAAGTAAGGTCTAACCAGGAGGTTCATTTTGAACTGGGCAGGGCTTTAGTTGGACAATGTTCTTCACTGATCAGCAAGGTGCTTTATGTAAAAAACGGAAAGAAAAAGAACTTTATCATTCTGGATGCCGGAATGACGGAATTAATGAGGCCGGCTTTATATCAGGCTTACCATAAAATTGAAAACATTTCTAAGCTTGCTTTGGAAGATTCGGTAAAATATGATGTGGTTGGCCCGATTTGCGAAAGCACAGATTGCTTTGGCAAAGAGGTCGAATTGCCAGAAACCTTACGTGGAGACCTGATTGCTTTGCGCAGTACAGGTGCTTATGGAGAGGTCATGGCTTCGCATTATAATTTAAGAGAGAACATCGTTTCTGTATACGATACGGAAGGATAAAGGCTTGTTCGGCTTTGCTTTCAGGAATTGGCAGTTTTTGCTTTAATGTTGCTGAATAATAGCTGATTAATATAATTCTGGTTAAAAAAGAAGGTATTACTACTCAAAGGCTGGAACCTTTGCCCTGAAGGGGGCAAAATTCCTATGCCTTTTCCTAGAATACCTTCTTTTTTTTTTGAAATTAAGTGTCAAAATCAGGCACAATGAATCATCGTCAAAATAGAAATCCTGCATGGGTACGCCATTAAGAAGGCAATATACCTGTGCAGGATTTTAAAAAAAAGAGGTGTTTCTTTGAGGACGTTCGAATATTTGCCCTTCAGCAAAGATTCGGGGACGAAAAGAGATTCCTCTTTTTTTAAAACTAAATTTTATTTGAATTTCAGCTATAGAAGTACTACTATTTAAGCAGTCTTTTCTTTTATTCTTCGAAAAAGTCGATCAGACCACCGAAATAGTATTCGGTTAATCCTGCGGTGAATTCGTCGTAATCTTCGTCAGGGATATTCGTTTGCACGAATTCCAGCGAAGTTCCTTTTTTGTCTTCATGCAGTTTAATGGTCACGATAGAAGGTTCATTTTCTTCTCCGAAATACCATTGCTGAACGATCTTTTTGCCGTATTCCAATTCCAGGTTTTTACCTACGATATCGCCATCCCAAAAAGAGAATTCTGTGTTTACTTCTTCTGTAAATTCCGCTTCTGCACCTGTCCACAGCTGGATGCTTTGCGCCTTTGTCATCGCCCAATACACCTCTTCAGGAGGAGCAGGGAGGGAATAATATTTTTTAAATGTTTTCATTGCTGGCGCAAATATAGGTTATTTGAATGCGTTTATTCCAGTCACATCCATTCCGGTGATCAATAAGTGAATGTCATGTGTTCCTTCATAGGTCACTACAGATTCTAAGTTCATCATGTGTCTCATGATCGAGTATTCTCCGGTGATTCCCATTCCACCTAACATTTGTCGGGCATTACGGGCGATATCCAATGCGATTTCTACACTGTTTCTCTTGGCCATAGAGATTTGTTCTGCAGTGGCTCTGTTTTCACTTTTCAAGACACCTAAACGCCATACCAGCAATTGTGCTTTTGTAATTTCAGTCACCATTTCGGCTAATTTCTTTTGCTGCAACTGGAATCCGCCGATAGGTTTACCGAATTGTACGCGTTCTTTGGAATAACGCAATGCGGTATCATAGCAGTCCATTGCAGCACCCAATGCGCCCCAGGCAATGCCATAGCGTGCCTGGTTTAAGCAACCCAATGGTCCCTTTAATCCACTGATTTCCGGGAAAAGGTTTTCTTTGGGAACTTTCACATTGTCAAATACCAGCTCGCCGGTAGCGGAAGCCCTTAAGCTCCATTTGTTATGTGTTTCCGGAGTGCTGAAGCCTTCCATTCCTCTTTCTACGACTAATCCTCTGATTTTGCCGGATTCATCTTTTGCCCATACCACAGCGATATCTGCAAAAGGAGCGTTGGAGATCCACATCTTTGCGCCATTCAACAGGTAATGGTCGCCTTTGTCTTTTATATTGGTTACCATTCCACCAGGGTTCGATCCATGATCCGGTTCGGTGAGTCCGAAACAGCCCATCAGTTCACCTGTAGCTAATTTTGGAAGGTATTTTTTGCGTTGTTCTTCTGTACCATAAGCGTAGATCGGGTACATGACCAAGGAGCCCTGAACGGAAGCGGTCGACCTGATTCCGGAATCACCGCGTTCGATTTCCTGCATCAGGATTCCGTAGGCAATGTAATCCAGTCCGGCGCCACCATATTCTACAGGGATGGTCGGTCCAAAAGCACCAATTTCTCCCAGCCCTTTGATCAGGTGTTTAGGGAATTCTGCCCTTTGTGCATAGTCTTCAATGATCGGGCTCACTTCTTTCTTCACCCAGTCTCTGGCCGCAGAGCGGATCAGCTTGTGTTCTTCCGTAAGTAATTCGTCGAGTAAATAATAATCAGGAGCTTCGTAAAGGTCTTTTTTGGCAGATTTATTCATTGTTTACACTATATTTGGTTAAGTGATCAGCTGTTGCTTTTGTTTGAAACGGGATTTTTTCAAAGCCCTTTGCTTCAAAGGTAATAATTTCGGGGAATGGCTGGTAAAAACCGTCCAAAAAATTAATTTTGCCAAATGAGTTCAGCAAATAGCTATATACAGACCGTTGCGTTAAGAGATGTAAAGTGTTTCGCCCTTCACGGCTGGTACCCGGAAGAGCATTTAACCGGGATTTACTTTTTGGTAGATGTGGTGGTCACTTTTGTCCATACCGGAGATACGGAAAACCTGAACCATACGGTGAATTATGAAGTGATCAATACCATCATTCTGGAGGAAATGCAAAACACGCAGAAGATGCTGGAAACGGTGGTGAAGCGGATTCTGGACCGTGTGATTGCCCATTATCCTTTTGTGTTGACTGCCCAGGCAGGGATTCGAAAAATGAACCCGCCAATGCCGGGGGAAGTTGGCCATTCTTTCGTTCAGCTGAGCTATACTGCTCCTGAAAAGCAAGCTTAAATCCTTTTAAATTACCCTCCTTTAAAGATTAAAAAAACCAAATATATAATGGAATACACTAAAATAACTTCAGAATTGCTGGAGCTGATCAAAACAGCTGTTGGTGCAGAAAGTGTTTTTACGGATGAAGATTCTTTAAACACTTATTGTCATGACGAAACTGAAGATTTGAAATATTACCCTGAAGTAGTGGTTAAACCTAAAGATACTGCTTCAGTGGCTGCCTTATTAAAATTATGTAATGCACATCATGTTCCTGTGACGCCCCGTGGTGGTGGAACGGGTTTGAGTGGGGGCGCATTGCCGGTCTTCGGTGGCGTATTGCTGTCTATGGAGAAGTTTAAAAAAATCATTGACATCGATACAGAAAACCTGCAGGCGGTAGTGGAGCCGGGTGTGATCACCCAGGAATTTATGGATGCCGTTGCTGAAAAGGGATTGCTTTATCCCATTGATCCTTCGAGTAAAGGCTCCTGCTTTATCGGCGGAAATGTAGCGCATGGTTCCGGTGGGCCAAGGGTGGTGAAGTACGGAACGATCAGGGAATACATCCTGAATCTGGAAGTGGTTCTCCCTACCGGAGAGGTAATCTGGACCGGTGCAAATACCCTGAAATATGCTTCGGGTTACAACCTGACACAGTTGATGATCGGTTCTGAAGGTACCCTGGGTGTGGTTACGAAGATTGTGGCCAAGCTGATTCCAAAGGTTCAGCACAGTGTACTCATGATGGCTTCTTTTTCTGAAAATGAACAGGCTTGTGGTGCGGTATCGGCCATCTTTAGGGCAGGGGTGATTCCTTCTGCGCTGGAATTTATGGAAAGAAGGGGAGTGGAATGGGTAATTGAATATGACGACATCAAATTTGACCTTAAAGATGGGGTCAATGCTTTTCTTTTGATCGAATTTGACGGCGATGATATGGATGCCATTTTTAAAGACTGTGAGCGTGTGAATGTCGTACTGGAGGAGTTTGGTTGTACGGATGTGCTTTTTGCAGATACTGCGATGCAAAAGGACGAACTGTGGAAGATCAGGCGCACGATGCCGGAGTCGGTGAAGTCTAACTCTATCTATAAAGAAGAAGATACCGTGGTGCCAAGAGCGGCGTTGCCGAAATTGATTAAAGGAATTAAGGAGATCGGTGGCAGATATGGCTTCGAGAGTGTGTGTTACGGGCACGCAGGGGATGGAAACCTCCACGTGAACATCATTAAAGCAGGGATGAGCGACGAAGATTGGAAAAACAAATTGAAAGAGGGGATTGTCGAGGTATTTGAACTGACCAGTGCATTGGGAGGAACCATTTCCGGAGAGCATGGAATTGGCCTGGTGCAAAAGGATTTTATGCCGATAAAATACAGTGAAATCCACCTGAACCTGATGCGCAGCATTAAAACGGTCTTTGACCCTGCGGGTATACTGAATCCGGGGAAGATCTTTTAAGATTTTTAGCGCTATGATAAGCCTGGGATGGCCGGATTAAATTCGGGCCATCCTTTTTTTATGAGGTTTAATGTCAGAGGAGGGTCAGACCTTGGGGTTTGGGATTGGTTTTTGATGTAGCAAGTTCTATTTTAGAAAAATAATGGATAAAACGAAGATTTTGCTGATCGAAGATACACCGGACCTGGTTTCTGTGATTGTGAGGGGCCTTACTGCTGGGTTACGGTTTATGCCATTTTGATTGCCGTTTTATACGAGAACTTTCACATCACCAGGATCTCTGTTCCGATTGCTGTTCCTACGATTTTAGGGACGGTGATCTCCCTGCTGCTGGCTTTTAAATCCAATCAGGCTTCCGACAGGTGGTGGGAGGCGAGGACCCTCTGGGGAGCAATCGTGAATGATTCCAGAACCTTGACAAGGCAATTGATTACTTTCATTGACGTGCCATTCGGGGCCTCAGATGAGCGGTCATTCTGTGAACGTATGGCGAAAAGACAAATCGCATGGTGTTACAGTCTTAGCCGGTATTTGAGAGGAGAAGATCCACTTTTCCAATTGGAGCGCTTTATCAGCGCGGAGGATCTGGAATACATTAAAAGGTATAGCAATGTTCCATTGGCGCTGCAGGAGTTGCAGGTGAGAGATTTACGGAACGCCTTTAAACTGGGCTGGATCAATGAATTTCAGCAAGTGCAGATCGATAAAACCTTAACTGCTTTTTCAAATGAGATGGGCGGATGTGAACGGATTAAGAATACGGTTTTCCCATCTACCTATGCCGTATACATTCATTTTTCACTGATTCTGTTTATCATGCTTTTGCCCTTTGGCCTGATTGAGTTTTTTGGAATCATTGAAGTCCGCTTGTAATTGCCATCTCCTGTTCTTTTTTCTTAATAGAGAAAATGGCGATTCATCTGCAGGATCCATTTGAGAATAAGCCAACGGATACGCCTACGACTACTATTTGCCGGACGATTGAAAGAGACCTCAAGCAGATGCTGAAAGAAAGTCATAAGCACGATGAAGACCTGAAAGAGAAGTCTGCGCTGAAAGCGTCCAATATCTTTTATATTCTTTAAGCGCTGCGGTAATGAGCCCTGTAAAACGGAGGCCGGTAAAAGAAATCTTTACCGGCTTCTCCATTTTTCGGCCCCTGAGCCGCTTTGTCTATTTATTTTCCAATTGTTCAAAAGAGATCATTCTCGCCTTTTCGTTTTCCGGGATAGGGCATGCCGCTTTTGTATGATAATCGAAGGCAACACAAACGGTTTTTCCTTTACTGCAGGCCACTTCTTTTCCATGTTCGTGTTTGACCAACAGGTATTCCAGATCGAAGCTGCTGTTTCCTATTCTTGAAGTTCTTACATACATGCTGATTTTATCGTCGACCAATATTGGGAGGATGTAATCCAGACTCGCCTGGGCAATGACAACCCCTGTCTTTTTCCAATCCCATTTAATGGCCACGTTCCAGTATTTAGACCTCGCAACTTCAAGATAAGTAAAGTAGACCGCATTGTTCACATGGCCGAACATATCAAAATCTGCAAACCGGGTTTCAATCTCTGTTTTATACTTAAAACTGTCTAAATGGTTGATGATGTCTGCCTTTTTGTCTTGTTGTTTTGGTTTTGTGCGCCATAATGTCTTGAAATTCATAAAAAATAGGGTTGGTATGAGTGTTGATTAGCTGTTTAGTATAAAATTAAAACTTAAATAAAAGGAGAAATAAGCAATGACACTAGTAAAATTTAACAACAGAACCAGAAACACTGCACCTTACTTTAACAACGTATTTGACTCTTTGTTTAGTGAGGCATTAAATAAAAATTTAACTGTAAACAAAGTTCCGGGAGTAAACATTCTGGAGACTGAAGCAGATTACAAAATTGAATTGGCTGCCCCTGGTTTGACAAAAGAAGATTTTCAGATCAACTTAAAGAAAGACACTTTATCGGTATGGGCAGAGAAAAAAGTAAGCGAAACTGATGAGAAAAAAGACTATACCCGCAAGGAATTTGATTATTTCTCTTTCGCAAGATCATTCGTGTTGCCTGAGAGTGTAGATGCAGAAAAAATCGCTGCGGAATACATCAACGGGATTTTAAACATCACGATTGGTAAAAAAGATGAAACTAAGTCGGCTACTAAAGAGATTAAAGTTTCTTAATACAAGGTTTTCATAATTGGTTTGGTTTAAGGTTGTAAGGGCATATCGGGAGATATGTCCTTATTTTTTTGAGGGTGCTCAGAACAGATCTCATTATTTTCAACAATATCAATCTGTAAAGTGTTAAGTCTTGTTTTAATTCATTGCGTTATATGTGCATCTTTATTGTAAATTAAGCGGCAAAAAGAAACTAAATCATTATTACGAAATTACGAACAGAAAAATATGAAACACGGACTTCTAATTGACATGGATGGTGTCATTTACAGCGGTGAAACTTTAATCGAGGGCGCAGATAAGTTTATTGCCAATCTGCTTAAAAACGACATACCCTTTACCTTTATGACCAATAATAGTCAACGTACCCGGCTTGATGTGGTTCGTAAGCTAAAACTTTTGGGCATTGAGGTGACTGAAAAACATGTTTACACCAGTGCTATGGCCACCGGTAAATTCCTGGGTGATCAGGGCGAAAACGGAACGGCTTATGTATTAGGCGAGGGGGGACTGATTACCAGTTTACATGAAAACGGCATTAACCTGGTGAATACTGATCCTGAGTTTGTGGTATTGGGTGAGGGCCGGAATTTTACTTTGGAAATGGTACAACGCGCGGTAGATATGATTCTGGCAGGCGCAAAATTCATCACGACCAATCAGGATCCATCTCCTAAAAAACCAGGATGGAACAACCTCGGTATCGCAGCAACTACGGCAATGATCGAAGAGGCAACCGGCAGGAAAGCTTTTGTAATTGGAAAGCCGAGTCCTGTAATGATGCGTTCGGCCAGAAAGTATCTGGGACTGGAAACTGCAGAGACGACTGTAATAGGGGATACCATGGAGACCGATATACAGGGAGGAGTACAAATGGGTTACAAAACGATATTGGTTTTATCCGGAATTGCAAAAAAAGAAAGTTTAAGTGAGTACGCTTTTAAACCGGATTTAATTGTCGGTTCGGTAGATCAGCTTGAATTCCCTTTGAAATGGTGGTAATGCCATTTTACCGGGAAAACAAGGTACAGCGAGCTTTCTACTGGAATAGGTATTGGCCATATTCAGTGCTGATGATGTTATAAGTTTATCAAAAAATCACTATGTTAAATATAATTTAAAGCTCAGAAGATGGTATTAAGTTATTAATAATCAAAAGAATAGAAATAGAGTTGAAACAAAAGAGCCTATATCATTGATTTATGATACAGGCTCTTTTTGTCTTCAAATTAATCGAAATATAAGTTTATATCGGTAAACAAAGGAGCGATATTACAGTATTCGTGGGTATAAAATTTTCATAGCCTGTACGTCTCCTGTAGTAAAGGCAGTCCATGGAAGTACAACAGAATTCATAACGGAATTAGGATCTACCAGAGGGGGAGTGGTTTGCCATGGATTTGTAGCCTGAATAAATATACCAACATTCTGATCAGTATGGTTTAACCCGATGGTATGACCAAGTTCATGTGTGATTGCAAAAAGTTTTTCACTACTGATCAGGCCGTTGTACTTGCTGTTAATCTCAATGCTTACCCCAGCTCTGCCATTTGATGTTGGGAGATAAGCACGTGCAATCCAATTGGCATTTTCGTAACCCATAAATACCCGGGTATCTGATGCAAAAGCAAAATCTGTTGTAGACATTCCGAGTTCAATACTTCCATCATTACTGACCATGTTGTTCCAATTCGAAGTTGCGCCCTGAACAGCCGTTTTCCATTCAAGTGGTACAGACGGTTCGATATACAACCTGATATTCTTGTGATAAGGGTTTTTGACAATATAATTGTGTCTCCAATGTTCTGTCTGTGGGGAGCCTGCAGGACTTTCGTTTTTTATTCTTGTGGCAACTTCCTCGGCGCTGATGATAATGTCGTGGTCAAGAATAAATTTTCCGTCTTTAAAAACGACATTTTCCGCTTTGAATCCTTGTTTAACAAAATAAGCTATTGAAGATGCCATATCATCTTTTGCATTTGGTGTAGCTGTGGTTTCCTTTTTTTTGCAGGATGAGACAATTGAGGAGAATAGTAAGATGCAAGCGAGCAGGCATACTTTGTTGAAATAGGGTTTAGTGTTCATGGGATGATTTAGTTTAAGTGTGATTTATTTGATTGATTATAGTTAAAGTAAAAATAGATTAATTTATTGTGCTTGTCAAGTGTTTTTTTTTGTTTGGTAAATGTTTGACAAAACAAACTTTTGTAAGCCAATCTGCTCTCTTGTTTGGTGTAGCAGGACTCATTTGATGAGTGGTTAGATCGTCAGACAGGTGGTTCAAAAAAGTCCGTAACTTAAATAAACTTTAGATAAATGAAAACAGGAAATAGTTATTATTAATAAGTCAGGTGTTTTTTGATCAAAAAGGAATGGAGTAGCGTGTTCGAAGCTACTGCAGCTTCAATTTCAAAATCTTCTTTTTTATGGAAAATGACAGGTGAATTGATCTTTCTGATCCGTTGTACCTGGATAAGCAGTTGTTGTCAGGGTTTAACCGGCTGTCGAACGGTTTTAGAATAGAAATAAATACAAGACACAAAAGGCTGTATCATGATTTATGACACAGCCTCTTGAATTATGCTTTACCTGGTGTACGTTTAAGCGTAACCCAGGATTTTTAATACCTGCTTACTGTTTTGCTCTTCACCGAATACCTCAAAGTTGAACGTTTCATCTCTGTTTCTGCGAATGATCACATGTTTAGGACTTGGCAACAAGCAATGGTGAATACCGCCATATCCACTCAGTACTTCCTGATAAGCTCCGGTATTGAAGAAGCCGAGGTATTGTACTTTACGTGTTTTAGGCATGAACACACTGTTCATATGTGCTTCCTGATTGTAGTAATCCTGGCCATCACAAGTGATCCCACCTAAGTTTACCCGTTCATATTCTGCATCCCAGTTGTTGATCGGAAGGAGGATGTATTTTTGGTTCAATGCCCATACATCCGGAAGGTTGGTGATGAATGATCCATCCAGCATCAGCCATTTCTCTCTGTCGTTCTGTTGTTTACGACCCAATACTTTATATAAGATACCAGATGCTTCTGCAACGGTGTATTTACCAAATTCAGTGATGATATCCGGTTCTACCACATCGTGCTCTGCACAGATCTCTTTAATCCTTTTTACGATTTCATTCACCATGTATTCGTAATCGAAATCAAATACCAGGGAGTCTTTAAATGGCATACCGCCACCGATATCTAAAGTATCCAGCTCAGGATTGATCTTTTTAAACTTGCAATACAAGGTCACGTATTTTTCCAGCTCATTCCAGTAGTATGGAGAGTCTGTGATTCCGGAGTTGATAAAGAAGTGAAGTAATTTTACCCTGAAGTTAGGATTGGCCGAGATCTTATTGTTGTAGAAATCGATCACATCTTCCATACGGACCCCTAATCTGGAGGTGTAGAATTGTGAATCCGGCTGCTCTTCTGCCGCGATACGGATGCCCAGATTACAAGGTGTATCCAGTTCTACTTCATCATCGAAAAGATTAAATTCTTCTTTGTTGTCCAGTACAGGGATGATGTTTTTATAGCCATCATGCAACATATCAATGATATACTGTTTGTACTGGTAGGTCTTAAATCCATTACAGATTACGGTGATGTCTTTGGTAAGGGCACCTTTTTTCTCTAATGCCTCAATCATGGGCATATCGAATGCAGATGAGGTTTCCAAATGGATGCCATTTTTCAAGGCTTCTTCAACAATGTGCCTGAAGTGCGAACTTTTAGTACAATAACAATACTTATAATCCCCACGGTAATTGTTCTTGATGATCGCCGTTTGAAATAATAATTTGGCTTGTTGGATTTTCTTACTTATCATTGGGAGGTAAGTGAAACGTAATGGCGTACCATAGGTTTCAATCATCTCCATCAGATTGAGATCTTGAAAATATAATTCGTCGTCTATAACGCTGTAACCTTCCTGAGGAAAACCAACACTTAGATCAAGAAATTCGGAGTAACTCTGCATTTTTTATATTTTTGAACAATTATTTAAAGGAGTAGCAAATTAAAATGAGTTAATTTCGGTTCCAAAGATAAACACTTTATAAAATACACTTGTATTTTTTTTTATGACTAAGACTTTAAAAATTATTGAGGTAAAATCCGAGATCGGCGCCGGCACCCGCGGAGCCAGTTTAGGAGTAGATGCAATTAAGATTGCGGCATTGGATTTTGGGAGCAGATTTTTCAAAAAACACAAATCTGTAGAGGTGCCGAACGAGAACCATTTATTGCTTGAAGGTACCGGGAGCCCCTATGCGAAGCGGATTTCTGGAATTTTGACCATGGTAGAGCGGGTGAGTGAAATGGTGCAAACTACACTTGATGAGAAACAATTTCCAGTGGTTCTGGCAGGTGATCACAGTACTGCCGCCGGGACTATTGCAGGTATAAAAGCAGCCTATCCCAAGTCGAAATTAGGGGTAATCTGGATCGATGCACACTCAGATTTACATTCGCCTTACACTACACCTTCCGGAAATATGCACGGAATGCCGCTTGCGATGGCGCTCGACGAAGATAATTTAGAGTCGAAGGTGAACAAGCTGGATCAGGAGACGATCAACTACTGGTATCAGCTAAAAAACGTGGGAAATATAGCACCTAAGATTAATTATCGCGATCTTGTGCTGATTTCTGCAAGGGACATGGAGAAACCGGAAGAATTTTTACTTAAGAAAAACAAAGTAAAGATCTACACGACGGCGGATGTCCGGAAAAGAGGCGTAGAGCGGACAGTAATCGACACTTTAGTCTACCTTGACCATTGCGACCTGATCTATGTTTCATTTGATGTAGATTCTATGGACCCTACCGCATCCCGCGGAACAG comes from the Pedobacter sp. FW305-3-2-15-E-R2A2 genome and includes:
- a CDS encoding acyl-CoA dehydrogenase family protein, producing MNKSAKKDLYEAPDYYLLDELLTEEHKLIRSAARDWVKKEVSPIIEDYAQRAEFPKHLIKGLGEIGAFGPTIPVEYGGAGLDYIAYGILMQEIERGDSGIRSTASVQGSLVMYPIYAYGTEEQRKKYLPKLATGELMGCFGLTEPDHGSNPGGMVTNIKDKGDHYLLNGAKMWISNAPFADIAVVWAKDESGKIRGLVVERGMEGFSTPETHNKWSLRASATGELVFDNVKVPKENLFPEISGLKGPLGCLNQARYGIAWGALGAAMDCYDTALRYSKERVQFGKPIGGFQLQQKKLAEMVTEITKAQLLVWRLGVLKSENRATAEQISMAKRNSVEIALDIARNARQMLGGMGITGEYSIMRHMMNLESVVTYEGTHDIHLLITGMDVTGINAFK
- a CDS encoding dihydroneopterin aldolase, with protein sequence MSSANSYIQTVALRDVKCFALHGWYPEEHLTGIYFLVDVVVTFVHTGDTENLNHTVNYEVINTIILEEMQNTQKMLETVVKRILDRVIAHYPFVLTAQAGIRKMNPPMPGEVGHSFVQLSYTAPEKQA
- a CDS encoding FAD-linked oxidase C-terminal domain-containing protein, producing the protein MEYTKITSELLELIKTAVGAESVFTDEDSLNTYCHDETEDLKYYPEVVVKPKDTASVAALLKLCNAHHVPVTPRGGGTGLSGGALPVFGGVLLSMEKFKKIIDIDTENLQAVVEPGVITQEFMDAVAEKGLLYPIDPSSKGSCFIGGNVAHGSGGPRVVKYGTIREYILNLEVVLPTGEVIWTGANTLKYASGYNLTQLMIGSEGTLGVVTKIVAKLIPKVQHSVLMMASFSENEQACGAVSAIFRAGVIPSALEFMERRGVEWVIEYDDIKFDLKDGVNAFLLIEFDGDDMDAIFKDCERVNVVLEEFGCTDVLFADTAMQKDELWKIRRTMPESVKSNSIYKEEDTVVPRAALPKLIKGIKEIGGRYGFESVCYGHAGDGNLHVNIIKAGMSDEDWKNKLKEGIVEVFELTSALGGTISGEHGIGLVQKDFMPIKYSEIHLNLMRSIKTVFDPAGILNPGKIF
- the lysA gene encoding diaminopimelate decarboxylase; its protein translation is MFSDKDIARFANLETPFYYYDLTLLQKTLSDCAAAAKVYNFHVHYAMKANFNPAVLQKIKAVGFGADCVSGGEVNKAIEIGFDKKQVVFAGVGKSDREINAALDHDIFCFNVESVQELEVINELAEKKGKLARVAIRINPNVDAHTHHNITTGLDENKFGVNSWDLPACAEMLKKSPNLEFIGIHFHIGSQITNMDVYKNLCVRVNEFAGWFEERGFIVKVLNVGGGLGIDYHNPEQQVPDFAAYFKVFQEFLEVRSNQEVHFELGRALVGQCSSLISKVLYVKNGKKKNFIILDAGMTELMRPALYQAYHKIENISKLALEDSVKYDVVGPICESTDCFGKEVELPETLRGDLIALRSTGAYGEVMASHYNLRENIVSVYDTEG
- a CDS encoding aspartate kinase codes for the protein MKILKFGGTSVGSPERMKKLLDIINPAEEQIVVLSAVSGTTNSLVEISGKLLKEDKQVALSLINALHQKYNEFVIELLPEEEFRGQGQEVVDYHFGFLSSLVNDIFTPIEEKVVLAQGELLSTTLYHIYLKSIGVASVLLPALDFMKIDEDNEPDVPYSTRHLQPLLDQHKGNKLFITQGFICRNSFGEVDNLRRGGSDYTASLIGAAILAEEVQIWTDIDGMHNNDPRIVKGTKPISHLSFDEAAELAYFGAKILHPQSVFPAQKYKIPVRLLNTMEPAAAGTLISIDSEKGKIKSIAAKDGITAIKIQSSRMLLAYGFLRRVFEIFERYKTPIDMITTSEVAVSLTIDFTDNLDKIVEELHAFGSVEIDNDQSIVCVVGDFSADKHGYAARVLDSIKHIPIRMISYGGSNYNISLLINTKDKTEALKSLHNRLFE
- a CDS encoding bestrophin family ion channel translates to MIAVLYENFHITRISVPIAVPTILGTVISLLLAFKSNQASDRWWEARTLWGAIVNDSRTLTRQLITFIDVPFGASDERSFCERMAKRQIAWCYSLSRYLRGEDPLFQLERFISAEDLEYIKRYSNVPLALQELQVRDLRNAFKLGWINEFQQVQIDKTLTAFSNEMGGCERIKNTVFPSTYAVYIHFSLILFIMLLPFGLIEFFGIIEVRL
- a CDS encoding SRPBCC domain-containing protein encodes the protein MKTFKKYYSLPAPPEEVYWAMTKAQSIQLWTGAEAEFTEEVNTEFSFWDGDIVGKNLELEYGKKIVQQWYFGEENEPSIVTIKLHEDKKGTSLEFVQTNIPDEDYDEFTAGLTEYYFGGLIDFFEE